The Saccharomyces cerevisiae S288C chromosome VII, complete sequence genome includes a region encoding these proteins:
- the PEX35 gene encoding Pex35p (Regulator of peroxisome abundance; peroxisomal membrane protein, remote homolog to several curvature-generating human proteins; functionally interacts with vesicle-budding-inducing ADP-ribosylation factor Arf1p), with amino-acid sequence MKHNRPNGTGKAVSGFKQIIRRLLLLLNKKRRKQLVIILKRITQVYGINLVFYVKKWKLKKLQGENIQINDIMPWLRESTILVLLNILYPTLMKFPFLKNHYIHWSSIVGISLMLTKGEVPSWIIAHFLVEAIASKLKIAKLTQWLKKKNFSQGTLIKFQQILVCLAIIVLFAKLDRSSLPFRVLFDHRPFLIDFFTINAIFTVLAVYHRTLKFFFTSGTKSNKNVGGHEVRNFSQYLGVKNHNDWPISSSNLKHVMDRLNEIHEVTIDDNYANINEKIINSYFTKGFFPSLKWTILRQCIEYLFVTKRRRLMGNKLRCIVMLLTFTFVDPTSKMKISPFFAKFFAKSLVNVYLKKYWHCNFGKYILFFLFQLSIM; translated from the coding sequence ATGAAACACAATCGTCCAAATGGTACTGGGAAAGCAGTTTCTGGCTTCAAGCAGATAATAAGAAGGCTTCTACTCCTCttgaacaagaagagaagaaaacaactcgtcatcatcttgaaaagaataaccCAAGTCTATGGAATAAACCTAGTATTTTATgtcaaaaaatggaaattgaaaaaattacagggtgaaaatattcaaataaatgATATCATGCCATGGCTAAGAGAGTCTACTATATTAGTCTTGCTGAACATACTATATCCAACTTTGATGAAGTTcccatttttaaaaaatcattatATTCACTGGTCTTCCATTGTAGGAATATCGTTAATGCTTACCAAGGGTGAGGTACCTTCGTGGATTATCGCACACTTTCTTGTGGAAGCTATAGCCTCCAAATTAAAGATCGCAAAATTAACACAatggttgaaaaaaaaaaatttttcccAGGGTACATTAATAAAATTCCAGCAAATTCTTGTGTGTTTAGCGATTATTGTATTATTTGCCAAACTGGACAGGAGTTCGTTACCATTCCGTGTGCTTTTTGACCATAGGCCATTTTTAATAGATTTCTTCACAATCAATGCCATTTTCACAGTTTTGGCAGTATATCACAGAACAttaaaattcttttttacttCAGGGACGAAATCAAATAAGAATGTCGGCGGCCACGAAGTCAGGAACTTTTCTCAATACCTTGGGGTCAAGAACCATAATGATTGGCCcatatcttcatcaaatttGAAGCATGTAATGGACAGACTAAATGAAATACATGAAGTTACAATTGATGATAATTATGCAAATATAAAcgaaaagataataaattcatATTTCACCAAGGGTTTTTTTCCAAGTCTAAAATGGACTATATTAAGGCAGTGTATCGAATATTTATTCGTCACGAAAAGGCGCAGATTAATGGGCAACAAATTGCGGTGCATCGTGATGCTTCTTACATTCACCTTCGTGGATCCAACAAgtaaaatgaaaatcagCCCATTTTTCGCAAAATTCTTTGCGAAGTCCTTGGTTAATGTTTACTTGAAAAAGTATTGGCATTGCAACTTTGGGAAATATATActattctttttgtttcagCTTAGTATTATGTGA